A portion of the Oscillospiraceae bacterium genome contains these proteins:
- a CDS encoding class I SAM-dependent methyltransferase: MKYKIEKNTVQETLILPLYSRKLCTELYPNLYRDETAVRLLDQIDYDFSGAEKSSRSLMQRFGALEVAMRQNDLTFEVQAYLKTHPCAAVVNLGCGLDSTGRACDNGSCKIYNLDFPDVIALRQQLLPAGEREQNIPCDLKDPAWFDKIDTSGGAVFFASGVFYYFPTQQVRELVRGMADAFPGGVLVFDAANRTAVKMIAKTWLKTAKIKDVGAYFAVSDAKSELSPWDNRLQVSSRGYMLGYNDLKDPSVSGFFRFLARVGDNGMKMQIVKIGFGGRA, translated from the coding sequence ATGAAATATAAAATCGAGAAAAACACCGTGCAGGAGACGCTGATCCTCCCGCTGTATTCCCGGAAGCTGTGTACGGAGCTGTACCCGAACCTTTACCGGGATGAAACCGCGGTTCGTCTGCTCGACCAGATCGACTACGATTTTTCAGGGGCGGAGAAAAGCTCCCGCAGTCTGATGCAGCGGTTCGGTGCGCTGGAGGTGGCCATGCGGCAGAACGACCTTACCTTTGAGGTGCAGGCATACCTGAAAACGCACCCCTGCGCAGCGGTGGTCAATCTGGGCTGTGGGCTGGACAGCACCGGCAGAGCCTGCGACAACGGCAGCTGCAAGATCTACAATCTGGACTTCCCGGATGTGATCGCCTTGCGGCAGCAGCTACTGCCCGCCGGGGAGCGGGAGCAAAACATCCCCTGCGACCTGAAAGACCCCGCATGGTTTGACAAGATCGATACCTCCGGCGGGGCGGTGTTCTTTGCCTCTGGGGTGTTCTATTACTTCCCGACCCAGCAGGTCCGGGAACTGGTGCGGGGGATGGCAGACGCTTTCCCCGGCGGTGTGCTGGTCTTTGATGCCGCCAACCGTACGGCGGTGAAGATGATCGCAAAAACATGGCTCAAGACTGCAAAGATCAAGGATGTGGGGGCATATTTCGCCGTTTCGGATGCCAAAAGTGAGCTTTCCCCATGGGACAACCGTTTGCAGGTATCCAGCCGGGGCTATATGCTGGGCTACAACGATTTGAAAGACCCTTCTGTCAGCGGCTTTTTCCGATTCCTCGCAAGGGTTGGGGACAACGGGATGAAAATGCAGATCGTGAAGATCGGATTTGGAGGGAGAGCATGA
- a CDS encoding acyl-CoA thioester hydrolase, translating to MKHLHFDVELNGFYGAYWACAGGSDCAVITMIGDDPEDRLARSAVKWLCGCGVNVLTMSPAKKDYGHHNYPLERVETAISWLKANGNRKIGIAGASTTGTLALTAAAMFPDITLTIAMTPSDFVWQGFLQGKRDGCKEWPVEGESLFSYRGKPLPYMPFCYQHPDYWHCIAAESKRAGDMVNSRKLFDDSETAHPIEPEEYIPVENIRGKLLLIGAEDDALWDTAKYIRRMEKRLAEKPHECEIETMVYAHGTHFVFPEGMLKIMLPVGSGLFVKFAFQAAKKYPKECRQTRIDIEKRMCRVLAEWKGAK from the coding sequence ATGAAACACCTGCACTTTGATGTGGAACTCAATGGCTTTTACGGTGCGTATTGGGCGTGTGCCGGCGGTTCAGACTGTGCGGTCATCACGATGATCGGGGATGATCCGGAGGATCGGCTTGCGCGCTCGGCAGTGAAATGGCTTTGCGGGTGCGGCGTGAACGTGCTCACAATGTCGCCCGCGAAAAAAGATTACGGACATCATAATTACCCGCTTGAGCGTGTGGAGACGGCAATTTCATGGCTGAAAGCTAACGGTAACAGAAAGATCGGCATTGCCGGTGCATCGACCACCGGAACGCTTGCGCTGACAGCGGCTGCCATGTTCCCGGATATCACCCTGACCATTGCCATGACACCCAGCGACTTTGTGTGGCAGGGCTTTCTGCAGGGCAAAAGGGACGGCTGCAAGGAGTGGCCGGTCGAGGGTGAATCGCTGTTCTCCTACCGGGGCAAGCCGCTGCCCTATATGCCGTTTTGCTATCAGCATCCCGACTATTGGCATTGCATCGCCGCCGAGAGCAAACGCGCCGGCGATATGGTAAACTCCCGCAAGCTGTTTGACGATTCCGAGACAGCTCATCCGATCGAGCCGGAAGAATACATTCCCGTTGAAAACATCCGGGGAAAGCTGCTGCTGATCGGCGCGGAGGACGATGCGCTGTGGGACACCGCAAAGTATATCCGCCGGATGGAAAAGCGCCTTGCCGAAAAACCGCATGAATGCGAGATCGAGACGATGGTTTATGCCCACGGCACCCACTTCGTTTTCCCGGAGGGGATGCTGAAAATCATGCTGCCAGTTGGCTCCGGTCTATTTGTGAAGTTCGCGTTTCAGGCAGCAAAAAAATATCCGAAGGAATGCCGCCAGACCCGGATAGACATCGAGAAACGGATGTGCCGGGTGTTAGCGGAATGGAAAGGAGCAAAGTGA
- a CDS encoding L-2-amino-thiazoline-4-carboxylic acid hydrolase yields the protein MRWMGMPMAMWAVFARSFQTQLTAVLGYDAATAKQITKNAKPKYKEIIAKLPKFEKGDRFSMNIIGCAMLGAFVLSMPHRPDVESLTDYYENAQMTPLMKWFCRKSGKSKFTAKDIAAMKATAALKAADRNPYSWNMDFYEYPDGSGYEGRFTKCGICTLMQELGLYDLTPAMCHLDYTMSEAGGVTNFVRQYTLASGGPYCDCGYKKKGK from the coding sequence ATGCGTTGGATGGGAATGCCCATGGCCATGTGGGCGGTGTTTGCCAGATCGTTTCAGACGCAGCTGACGGCGGTACTGGGCTATGATGCAGCCACCGCAAAGCAGATCACCAAAAACGCCAAGCCGAAATACAAAGAGATCATCGCAAAGCTGCCCAAATTTGAAAAAGGTGATCGGTTCAGCATGAACATCATTGGATGCGCCATGCTGGGGGCGTTTGTCCTCTCCATGCCGCACCGTCCCGATGTGGAAAGCCTGACCGACTACTATGAGAATGCTCAGATGACGCCGCTGATGAAGTGGTTCTGCCGTAAGAGCGGAAAAAGCAAGTTTACCGCAAAGGACATTGCTGCCATGAAAGCCACCGCTGCTCTGAAAGCCGCCGACCGCAACCCCTACTCGTGGAACATGGACTTTTATGAGTATCCCGACGGCAGCGGCTACGAGGGGCGCTTTACGAAATGCGGCATCTGCACGCTGATGCAGGAGCTGGGGCTTTATGACCTGACCCCCGCCATGTGCCATCTGGACTACACCATGAGCGAAGCGGGCGGCGTAACGAACTTTGTGCGGCAGTATACCCTTGCCTCCGGCGGGCCCTACTGCGACTGCGGGTACAAAAAGAAAGGAAAATAA
- a CDS encoding type II toxin-antitoxin system RelE/ParE family toxin — translation MFYPAELLCCLSAKFSASIDSVAERLTVEFQKAAKSLELMLQRCPWLKGEYIPRNVYRFILFEKRYMLIFQIVDHTVYADYVVDCRQDYGWLLR, via the coding sequence TTGTTTTATCCGGCTGAACTGCTTTGTTGCCTCTCTGCTAAATTTTCTGCCTCTATTGATTCTGTTGCGGAACGCCTGACCGTTGAGTTCCAAAAGGCTGCAAAATCCTTGGAACTGATGCTGCAGCGCTGCCCGTGGCTCAAGGGCGAATACATCCCACGGAATGTCTACCGCTTCATCCTGTTTGAAAAACGCTATATGCTTATCTTCCAGATTGTAGATCATACAGTTTATGCGGATTATGTGGTAGATTGCAGACAGGATTACGGCTGGCTGCTCCGATAA
- a CDS encoding aminoglycoside phosphotransferase family protein, with product MKPVTEPILLAAANAFDFGGPVVCDGRHYGEGHINDTYLVWRADHSKRFILQRINTDTFTDPVGLMENVCGVTRHLSRKILAEGGDPMRETLNVVPTLSGSTCYLDAEGGAWRAYDFVEGTVCLQQVGSEGDFRTVAETLGKFQNQLADYPASTLHETIARFHDTANRYANFEKALAADSMGRAAKIAEEIAFVRAREADCHVLLDQLAAGEIPLRVTHNDTKINNVLIDEATGKGLCVIDLDTVMPGLSAYDFGDSIRTGANDCAEDEPDQSKVHFDLHLYEVFAQGYLSTAGASMSLAEKKSLAWGARLMTLECGTRFLTDYLEGDHYFHTARPNHNLDRARTQFTLVRQMEDVFDQMTAIVCPETDL from the coding sequence ATGAAACCTGTAACAGAACCCATTCTCCTGGCAGCAGCAAACGCCTTTGATTTTGGCGGACCGGTGGTCTGCGACGGCCGCCACTACGGCGAGGGCCATATCAACGACACCTATCTGGTCTGGCGGGCCGACCACTCCAAGCGGTTCATCCTGCAGCGTATCAACACCGACACCTTCACGGACCCGGTGGGCCTGATGGAGAACGTCTGCGGCGTTACCCGGCACCTGAGCCGCAAGATCCTGGCAGAGGGCGGCGACCCCATGCGTGAGACCCTGAACGTGGTCCCCACCCTGTCCGGCAGCACCTGCTACCTGGACGCTGAGGGCGGTGCCTGGCGTGCCTACGACTTTGTGGAGGGCACTGTCTGCCTGCAGCAGGTGGGCAGCGAGGGAGATTTCCGCACCGTAGCCGAGACTCTGGGCAAGTTCCAGAACCAGCTGGCAGACTACCCTGCCTCCACCCTCCACGAGACCATTGCCCGGTTCCACGACACCGCCAACCGCTACGCCAATTTTGAAAAGGCCCTGGCTGCCGACAGCATGGGCCGGGCCGCCAAGATCGCTGAGGAGATCGCCTTTGTCCGTGCCCGGGAGGCCGACTGCCATGTGCTGCTGGACCAGCTGGCTGCCGGAGAGATCCCCCTGCGTGTCACCCACAACGACACCAAGATCAACAACGTCCTCATTGACGAGGCCACCGGCAAGGGTCTGTGCGTCATCGACCTGGACACTGTAATGCCGGGCCTGTCCGCCTATGATTTTGGCGACTCCATCCGCACCGGTGCCAACGACTGTGCCGAGGACGAACCGGACCAGAGCAAGGTCCACTTTGACCTGCACCTGTATGAAGTGTTCGCCCAGGGCTATCTGTCCACCGCTGGGGCTTCCATGAGCCTGGCCGAGAAAAAGAGCCTGGCCTGGGGTGCACGGCTCATGACCCTGGAGTGCGGCACCCGGTTCCTCACCGACTACCTGGAGGGGGACCACTACTTCCACACCGCCCGTCCGAACCACAACCTCGACCGTGCCCGCACCCAGTTCACGCTGGTACGACAGATGGAAGACGTATTCGATCAGATGACTGCAATCGTCTGCCCGGAAACCGACCTCTGA
- a CDS encoding AraC family transcriptional regulator, whose protein sequence is MSTQRFDIQHAPAPRESFRLLYISKSRFGGDWNSTTHTHSCTELFYCLSGEGQFYLAGQLFPVKPDDMVIVNPQVEHTELSLNASPLEYIVLGVAGIEILFGKADSSYAIFNCRENRERMVTLLHMLLAEADRSLDGCETVCQDLLEVLLIWLVRCTTLSLQVEETPRSDSRECVEIKRYLDSNFREDISLDRLAEIAHINKYYLAHTFQKEYGISPITYLNRRRIEESKYMLGNTGYSLAQISELMGFSSPSYFSQCFRKAEGLTPNEYRRQVRQGQRPAPAKRHER, encoded by the coding sequence ATGAGCACCCAACGCTTTGATATCCAGCACGCCCCTGCCCCCCGGGAGTCCTTCCGGCTGCTGTACATCAGCAAAAGCCGGTTTGGCGGTGACTGGAACAGCACCACCCACACCCATTCCTGCACGGAGCTGTTCTACTGCCTCAGCGGTGAAGGTCAGTTCTACCTTGCCGGGCAGCTGTTTCCGGTAAAGCCCGACGACATGGTCATCGTGAACCCCCAGGTGGAGCACACGGAATTGAGTCTGAACGCTTCACCGCTTGAATATATCGTTCTGGGTGTGGCTGGCATTGAGATCTTATTCGGCAAGGCTGATTCTTCTTATGCTATCTTCAACTGCCGTGAAAACCGGGAACGAATGGTCACTCTGCTGCATATGCTGCTTGCCGAAGCCGACCGCAGTCTGGATGGCTGCGAAACCGTCTGTCAGGACTTGCTGGAGGTGCTGCTGATCTGGCTGGTACGCTGCACAACGCTCTCTTTGCAGGTGGAAGAAACACCACGGTCTGACAGCCGGGAGTGTGTAGAGATCAAGCGATATCTGGACAGCAACTTCCGGGAGGACATCTCACTTGACCGTCTGGCAGAGATCGCACACATCAATAAGTATTATCTGGCCCACACCTTTCAAAAAGAGTACGGCATCTCTCCCATCACCTATCTGAATCGCCGCCGCATTGAGGAAAGCAAATATATGCTGGGCAATACAGGTTACAGCTTGGCTCAGATCAGTGAACTGATGGGCTTTTCGTCTCCCAGCTATTTTTCCCAGTGCTTCCGCAAAGCGGAGGGGCTGACTCCCAACGAATACCGCCGTCAGGTACGGCAGGGACAACGCCCTGCCCCGGCAAAACGGCATGAAAGATAA
- a CDS encoding carbohydrate ABC transporter substrate-binding protein — MKRISRRNFLKAAGVGAAALSLAACGGAASSTAPSTASSAASAAAEDVTIKVAAIETGYGAEMWKKVTEAFTAQTGIKVELTTDKKLEDVIGPSMQGGDYPDVIHLATGREAALTEQFIKGNLIADITDVLSMTVPGESKKVSEKIAGGFTDTSLTNPYGDGKTYLAPMFYSPCGLFYNAGFLKEKGWDVPKTWDEMWELGEKAKAEGTYLFTYPTTGYFDAFFYALMYAAGGPEFFNKATHYTEGIWDTPEAKTCFDIVTKLASYTNPITPAQANDQDFTQNQQLVLDNKALFMPNGTWIVGEMAEAPRADGFEWGMTALPAVQAGGDGYSYTWFEQAWIPAGAEHLDAAKQFVAYLYSDEACKLFAESGAIQPVLGIADSLEGDNKMFYSIYDNGAKAAMGNFASFTAIPGVEVRTVFFDPVNSLVSGSMTEQQWIDGIKSASDQMRANIIE, encoded by the coding sequence ATGAAACGCATTTCTCGTCGCAATTTCCTGAAAGCGGCTGGCGTGGGTGCCGCTGCACTGAGCCTGGCTGCCTGTGGTGGTGCTGCCAGCTCCACTGCCCCCAGCACCGCTTCTTCCGCTGCTTCTGCTGCAGCTGAGGATGTGACCATCAAGGTTGCTGCCATCGAGACTGGCTACGGTGCTGAGATGTGGAAGAAGGTCACCGAGGCCTTTACCGCTCAGACCGGCATCAAGGTGGAACTGACCACCGATAAGAAGCTGGAGGACGTCATCGGACCTTCCATGCAGGGCGGCGATTACCCCGACGTGATCCACCTGGCTACCGGCCGTGAGGCTGCCCTCACGGAGCAGTTCATCAAGGGAAACCTGATCGCTGACATCACCGACGTGCTGAGCATGACCGTGCCCGGCGAGAGCAAGAAGGTCAGCGAGAAGATCGCCGGCGGCTTTACCGACACTTCTCTCACCAACCCCTACGGCGATGGTAAGACCTACCTGGCCCCCATGTTCTACAGCCCCTGCGGCCTGTTCTACAACGCCGGCTTCCTGAAGGAAAAGGGCTGGGACGTGCCCAAGACCTGGGACGAGATGTGGGAGCTGGGCGAAAAGGCAAAGGCTGAGGGCACTTACCTGTTCACCTACCCCACCACCGGCTACTTCGACGCTTTCTTCTATGCTCTGATGTACGCAGCAGGCGGCCCCGAGTTCTTCAACAAGGCCACCCACTACACCGAGGGCATCTGGGACACCCCTGAGGCAAAGACCTGCTTTGATATCGTGACCAAGCTGGCCTCCTACACCAACCCCATCACTCCGGCACAGGCGAACGATCAGGACTTTACCCAGAATCAGCAGCTGGTGTTGGATAACAAGGCTCTGTTCATGCCCAACGGCACTTGGATCGTGGGCGAGATGGCCGAGGCTCCCCGTGCGGATGGCTTTGAGTGGGGCATGACCGCTCTGCCGGCTGTGCAGGCTGGCGGCGATGGCTACAGCTACACCTGGTTTGAGCAGGCATGGATCCCGGCCGGTGCCGAGCATCTGGATGCTGCCAAGCAGTTCGTGGCTTACCTGTACAGCGACGAGGCCTGCAAGCTGTTTGCCGAAAGCGGCGCGATCCAGCCTGTGCTGGGCATCGCCGACAGTCTGGAAGGCGACAACAAGATGTTCTACTCCATCTACGACAACGGCGCAAAGGCGGCTATGGGCAACTTTGCTTCCTTCACCGCTATCCCCGGTGTGGAAGTCCGCACCGTGTTCTTTGACCCCGTCAACTCTCTGGTGTCCGGCAGCATGACCGAGCAGCAGTGGATCGACGGCATCAAGTCCGCCAGCGACCAGATGCGTGCCAACATCATCGAGTAA
- a CDS encoding sugar ABC transporter permease, whose protein sequence is MKSDKSRKRFVFLCVAPATILFFIFMILPTLNVFRMSLYERGAYSPNETFVGLKNFQHLLKDTQFIRSMQNMILLVVVVTIITFAFALVFAAILTREKIKGQNFFRIIFYIPNILSVVVIAGIFSAIYKPENGMLNSIIGLFRDMTDPILWKGEKLVIPSIIIAMVWQAVGYYMVMYMASMSSVPASLYESANLDGAGRLTQFFQITIPLVWTNIRTTLTFFIISTINMAFLFVKAMTSGGPNGASDVALNYMYSQKDAGLYGYSMAIGVVIFLFSFALSACVNRATSREPLEF, encoded by the coding sequence ATGAAATCTGACAAAAGCCGCAAACGGTTCGTGTTCCTCTGTGTGGCACCGGCCACCATCCTGTTTTTCATTTTTATGATTTTGCCAACCCTTAATGTGTTCCGCATGAGCCTGTATGAGCGTGGAGCCTACTCGCCAAACGAAACCTTTGTCGGGCTGAAAAATTTTCAGCATCTGCTGAAGGACACCCAGTTCATCCGCTCCATGCAGAACATGATCCTGCTGGTGGTGGTCGTTACCATCATCACCTTTGCGTTTGCGCTGGTGTTTGCAGCCATCCTGACCCGCGAAAAAATCAAGGGGCAGAATTTCTTCCGCATCATTTTCTACATCCCGAACATCCTGTCTGTGGTCGTCATCGCCGGTATCTTCTCTGCCATCTATAAGCCGGAGAATGGCATGCTGAACAGCATCATCGGGCTGTTCCGGGATATGACTGACCCTATCCTCTGGAAAGGCGAAAAGCTGGTCATTCCGTCCATCATCATTGCAATGGTTTGGCAGGCTGTGGGCTACTATATGGTGATGTATATGGCTTCCATGTCCTCGGTGCCTGCCAGCTTGTACGAGAGTGCCAATCTGGACGGAGCGGGCCGTCTGACCCAGTTCTTCCAGATCACGATTCCGCTGGTCTGGACGAACATCCGTACCACCCTGACCTTCTTTATCATTTCCACCATCAATATGGCGTTCCTGTTCGTCAAGGCGATGACCAGCGGCGGGCCGAACGGTGCCTCGGATGTGGCTCTGAACTATATGTACAGCCAGAAAGATGCAGGTCTGTACGGTTACAGCATGGCAATCGGTGTGGTTATCTTCCTGTTCTCGTTCGCCTTGTCCGCCTGTGTCAATCGTGCCACCAGCCGTGAACCGCTGGAGTTTTAA
- a CDS encoding carbohydrate ABC transporter permease, translating to MKKTEEKSSRSAEGLYKFFIYFVLILLAVTIIVPVAWVFMASIKQNSEFYGNPWALPAGFYWQNFVNAWNGAKMGEYMLNSVLVTALALVLLLVIALPAAYCLSRFRFKGRKLLNTLFMAGLFINVNYIVVPIFLMLRDGDVWLKNHIGSGFLLNNLFVLAVVYAATALPFTIYLLSGYFATLPHDFEEAAYIDGASYFSTMTRIIFPMAKPSIITIILFNFLSFWNEYIISMTLMSSTNAPRTLPVGLLNLMQAQQSAAQYGTMYAGLVLVMLPTLILYICVQKQLTQGMTVGGLKG from the coding sequence ATGAAGAAAACGGAAGAAAAATCCTCCCGTTCGGCGGAGGGCCTGTACAAATTTTTTATCTATTTTGTGCTGATCCTGCTGGCTGTGACGATCATTGTGCCGGTGGCATGGGTGTTTATGGCATCCATCAAGCAGAACTCGGAGTTCTACGGCAATCCGTGGGCACTGCCTGCCGGATTCTACTGGCAGAACTTCGTCAATGCGTGGAATGGAGCCAAGATGGGCGAATATATGCTCAACTCCGTTCTGGTCACAGCACTGGCTCTGGTGCTGCTGCTGGTGATTGCGCTGCCGGCGGCTTACTGCCTGTCTCGTTTCCGGTTCAAGGGGCGCAAGCTGCTGAACACGCTGTTTATGGCAGGTCTGTTCATCAATGTCAACTATATCGTAGTTCCCATCTTCCTGATGCTGCGTGACGGTGATGTGTGGCTGAAAAACCATATCGGCAGCGGCTTTTTGCTGAACAACCTGTTCGTTCTGGCTGTCGTGTATGCCGCCACGGCCCTGCCCTTTACCATCTACCTGCTGTCGGGCTATTTTGCCACTTTGCCCCACGACTTTGAGGAGGCTGCCTACATCGACGGTGCAAGCTACTTCTCCACCATGACCCGTATCATTTTCCCAATGGCGAAGCCGTCGATCATCACCATTATCCTGTTCAACTTCCTGTCTTTCTGGAATGAGTACATCATCTCCATGACCCTGATGAGTTCCACCAACGCACCCCGTACTCTGCCGGTGGGTCTGCTGAATCTGATGCAGGCTCAGCAGAGTGCTGCGCAGTACGGCACCATGTACGCAGGTCTTGTGCTGGTGATGCTGCCCACTCTGATTTTGTACATCTGTGTGCAGAAGCAGCTGACACAGGGCATGACGGTGGGCGGCTTGAAAGGATAA
- the gnpA gene encoding 1,3-beta-galactosyl-N-acetylhexosamine phosphorylase, translated as MEDKCKTGRVTIPTDLDVVPETLEILKKWGADAIRDCDGTDFPQELKNADAKIYSTYYTTRKDNAWAKANPDEVQQCYIMTGFYTAPGNTVTIPLMKGISPELMKVNDHDDITRWWEVMDRSTGQPVPPEQWSYADGSVTVQAVPFHEYTVSFLAYLIWDPVHMYNATTNGWTNFEHQITFDVRQPKTHKYSMERLRKFIAEHPYVNVIRYTTFFHQFTLIFDELKREKFVDWYGYSASVSPYILNQFEQEVGYKFRPEYIIDQGYYNNQYRVPSKEYRDFQAFQRREVAKLAKEMVDITHECGCEAMMFLGDHWIGTEPFMPEFKTIGLDAVVGSVGNGSTLRLISDIEGVKYTEGRFLPYFFPDTFHEGGDPVKEAKENWVTARRAILRKPIDRIGYGGYLKLALQFPKFVDYVESVCKEFRELYENIKGTTPYCVKRVAVLNCWGKMRAWGCHMVHHALYYKQNYSYSGVIEMLSGAPFDVKFISFEDIKNDPKLLETVDVIINVGDADTAHTGGIWWEDPEISSAIRRFVWNGGGFIGVGEPSGHPYQGHILQMASVLGVEEENGFTLNYDKYNWEEHPNHFILQDADQPIDFGEGKKNIYALEGTEVLVQRNKEVQMAAHDFGKGRAVYISGVPYSFANSRTLYRAILWSAHSEDELHTWFSSNYNVEVHAYVKNGKYCVVNNTYEPQDTTVYTTDGNSFDLHLDANEIRWYEI; from the coding sequence ATGGAAGATAAGTGCAAGACCGGGCGCGTTACCATTCCGACCGACCTGGATGTGGTGCCCGAAACGTTGGAGATTCTGAAAAAGTGGGGTGCGGATGCCATCCGTGACTGCGATGGTACGGATTTTCCGCAGGAACTGAAAAACGCCGATGCAAAGATCTATTCCACCTATTATACCACGCGCAAGGATAACGCATGGGCCAAAGCAAACCCGGACGAGGTGCAGCAGTGCTACATTATGACGGGCTTCTACACCGCCCCCGGCAACACCGTGACCATCCCTCTGATGAAAGGCATCAGCCCGGAGCTGATGAAAGTGAACGATCACGATGACATCACCCGCTGGTGGGAGGTCATGGATCGCTCCACGGGTCAGCCTGTGCCGCCAGAACAGTGGAGCTATGCGGATGGCAGCGTGACCGTGCAGGCGGTGCCGTTCCATGAGTATACTGTGAGCTTCCTTGCCTACCTCATCTGGGACCCGGTGCATATGTACAATGCCACCACCAACGGCTGGACGAATTTCGAGCATCAGATCACATTTGATGTGCGCCAGCCGAAAACCCACAAATATTCCATGGAGCGTCTGCGGAAATTCATTGCAGAGCATCCGTATGTGAACGTCATCCGCTATACCACGTTCTTCCATCAGTTCACCCTGATCTTCGATGAACTCAAGCGGGAAAAATTCGTGGACTGGTATGGCTATTCTGCTTCCGTCAGTCCCTATATCCTCAATCAGTTTGAGCAGGAAGTGGGTTACAAGTTCCGCCCGGAGTATATCATCGACCAGGGCTACTACAACAACCAGTATCGTGTGCCCAGCAAGGAATACCGTGATTTTCAGGCATTCCAGCGGCGCGAAGTAGCAAAGCTGGCCAAAGAAATGGTGGACATCACGCACGAGTGCGGCTGCGAGGCCATGATGTTCCTGGGCGATCACTGGATCGGCACCGAGCCTTTTATGCCGGAGTTCAAGACCATTGGACTGGATGCCGTGGTGGGCAGCGTGGGCAATGGCTCCACGCTGCGCCTGATCTCCGACATTGAGGGCGTGAAGTACACGGAAGGACGCTTTCTGCCTTACTTCTTCCCGGACACGTTCCATGAGGGTGGCGACCCGGTGAAAGAAGCCAAGGAAAACTGGGTCACAGCCCGCCGCGCCATCCTGCGCAAGCCCATTGACCGCATTGGCTATGGCGGCTATCTGAAGCTGGCATTGCAGTTCCCGAAGTTCGTGGACTATGTGGAGAGCGTCTGCAAGGAGTTCCGCGAACTGTATGAGAATATCAAGGGCACTACGCCTTACTGCGTCAAACGGGTGGCGGTGCTGAACTGCTGGGGTAAAATGCGGGCATGGGGCTGTCACATGGTGCATCATGCCCTCTACTACAAGCAGAATTACAGCTATTCGGGCGTGATCGAAATGCTGTCCGGCGCACCGTTTGATGTGAAGTTTATCAGCTTTGAGGATATCAAGAACGATCCGAAGCTGCTGGAAACGGTGGATGTCATCATCAATGTAGGCGATGCCGACACCGCCCACACTGGCGGTATCTGGTGGGAAGACCCGGAAATCTCCTCCGCCATTCGCCGGTTCGTCTGGAACGGCGGCGGCTTCATCGGCGTTGGAGAGCCGTCCGGTCATCCATATCAGGGTCATATCCTCCAGATGGCCAGTGTTCTGGGCGTGGAGGAAGAAAATGGCTTTACCCTGAACTACGACAAGTATAACTGGGAAGAGCATCCGAATCATTTCATCTTGCAGGATGCTGACCAGCCCATCGACTTCGGTGAGGGAAAGAAGAACATTTATGCCCTGGAAGGCACGGAAGTGCTGGTGCAGCGGAATAAGGAAGTGCAGATGGCGGCGCATGATTTCGGCAAGGGACGTGCCGTATACATCAGCGGTGTGCCGTATAGTTTTGCCAACAGCCGCACCCTTTACCGAGCCATCTTGTGGAGTGCCCACAGCGAGGATGAACTGCACACTTGGTTCAGTTCCAACTACAATGTGGAAGTCCATGCTTATGTCAAAAATGGCAAGTATTGCGTTGTGAACAACACTTACGAGCCGCAGGATACCACAGTTTATACGACGGATGGCAACAGCTTTGACCTGCATCTGGATGCCAATGAAATCAGATGGTATGAAATTTAA